TCTCTACAAGAACGAAGGAAACGGAAGGTTCCGAAACGTCACCGCCGAATGGGGGATCGGCGGCGATTTCTGGTCGGCATCGGCGACGTTTTGCGACTACGACGCCGACGGCACTCTCGATCTCTACGTCACCCACTATGTGAGCTACGATCCCGACAAGGGCTGCACCCACGCGGATGGAAGCATCGATTATTGCTCGCCCCAAGTGTTCCCCGGCACGTCCGACGTGCTCTATCGAAACGACCGCGGTCGTGGCTTCGTCGACGTGTCCGCCGAGGCCGGTTTGCGCTCGGTGCGGTCGCCGGGTCTCGGCGTGATCTGCGCCGACCTCAGCGGCGATGGAAAGCTCGATTTCTACGTGGCGAACGATGGGGAAGCGAACCAGTTCTGGGTCAATCAGGGTGATGGGACGTTCACCGACGACGCCCTGCTGCTCGGTGTCGCTCTCGGGGGTGACGGACAGCCCGAGGCCGGCATGGGAATCACGGTGGGAGACGTCGATTCCGACGGCGATCTGGATTTGTTCGTAACCCACATCATCAACCAGACGAATACGCTCTATCTGAATCAGGGCGCGCTCGGTTACGACGACGGCACGATGAAGTCGGGTCTCGCCGCCCCGAGCCTGGCAATGACGGGATTCGGAACCGGATTCCTCGACTTCGATCACGACGGGGATCTCGATCTCGCCGTGGTCAACGGTCGGGTCCAGCGACATCCTCCGCTCGGCGCGGCAAGGATGTCGGCCTACTGGAACGCTTACGCCGAGCCGAATCAGCTCCTCGAGAATCGGGGCCGGGGTGATTTCGTCGACGTCAGCGCCGACGCGGGGGACTTCGGAACGCCGGTCGAGATCAGTCGCGGGCTCGCTTTGGGCGACGTCGACGAGGACGGGGATCTGGATCTTCTCGTGATGAATACCGCGGCGAAGGCACGGCTCTACCGGAACGACACCGTAAAGAAAGGGGACTGGCTCCTGGTTCGGGCCATCGAGAAAGAGTCGAAGCGGGACGCGCACGGAGCCCGCGTCACCGTGACGGCAGGCGGGAAGAGCACTGTCCGCATCGCGACCCCCGCTTACAGCTATCTCTCCAGCAACGACCCCCGCGTCCACTTCGGTATTCCCCGTGGAGCTTCGGTGGAGAGGATCGAGATCGTCTGGCCCGGTGGCATCAAAGAGCGGTTCGGCGGTGTTCCGACGAATCAGGTTGTCGTTCTCGAGCGAGGAAGCGGTATCGAGTGACGAGCCTCGGGGGCCTGAGCCAGTGGAGGAGCAGAGCAATCGCGTGCTCCGTCACCTGGGCAATCCTGGTGGCCTCGTGTCAGGAAGCTCCCTCCATCCCCGACCCCGACACGTCGGGCATGGAGGCCCAGGTCGCCGCGAAGATTGCGAGCCGTCGTCGACACCTCCAGCAGGAGATCGACTCGGCCGAGCGTTGGGGCGAGCTCGGGATGGTCTTTCACGCCCACGAGCTCTACGCCGAAGCTGCAACCAGCTATTCCGAGGCTCGAAGGCTCGCGCCGGACGAATATCGCTGGCCCTACCTCGAAGCCCAGTCGCTGAAAGAGCAGCGCGAGGCCGAGCGGGCGCTCGAGTCCGTGGAGGCTGCCCTGGCAAGGGAGCCCAGCTACGCGCCGCTGTTCGCGTTGAAGGCGGCGCTCCTCGAGCAACTCGGCAAGTCGGAAGAGGCGCTGACAGCTTACCGGAGCGCGCTCGAGGTCGACGCGGATTGCGCCCTCGCCCACTTCGGAGTGGGCCGGCTCACACTGGGAACCGAAGAGGGCCTCGAGCATCTCGAGCGTGCCGCCACTCTCGAGCCGGAGGCCGGGGCGATCCAGGCGCTCCTCGCACGCGCGTATCTGCAGGCCGGCAACCGCGAAGCGGCTACGCGGGCCGCCGCGCTCGCGCGAACCCTTCATCCCGAGGTACCCCTCGACGATCCCGTCATGGCGGCCGTCCTCGAGGAAGCGGTCTCGGTGTCGGGCCTCCAGAGCCGAGCGGTCGAGGCGGAAGCCCGAGGCGAGCCGCATCGGGCAGAAATGCTATTGAGAAAGATGATCGAGTTGCGCCCCGAGGATGCCAACCTCCCCTATAACCTCGCCAACAACCTCTCGCGGCAAGGGCGCTTCCAGGAGGCCGAGCCCTACTACCGAGAATCCCTTCATATGGACCCGAATCACGTCGCGGCCCTCATCAACCTTG
This DNA window, taken from Vicinamibacteria bacterium, encodes the following:
- a CDS encoding CRTAC1 family protein; translated protein: KRNRLFRQGSDGRFEDVTEEAGVGDTGYGMGVAVGDIDNDGLVDLYVTNYGPDVLYKNEGNGRFRNVTAEWGIGGDFWSASATFCDYDADGTLDLYVTHYVSYDPDKGCTHADGSIDYCSPQVFPGTSDVLYRNDRGRGFVDVSAEAGLRSVRSPGLGVICADLSGDGKLDFYVANDGEANQFWVNQGDGTFTDDALLLGVALGGDGQPEAGMGITVGDVDSDGDLDLFVTHIINQTNTLYLNQGALGYDDGTMKSGLAAPSLAMTGFGTGFLDFDHDGDLDLAVVNGRVQRHPPLGAARMSAYWNAYAEPNQLLENRGRGDFVDVSADAGDFGTPVEISRGLALGDVDEDGDLDLLVMNTAAKARLYRNDTVKKGDWLLVRAIEKESKRDAHGARVTVTAGGKSTVRIATPAYSYLSSNDPRVHFGIPRGASVERIEIVWPGGIKERFGGVPTNQVVVLERGSGIE
- a CDS encoding tetratricopeptide repeat protein, with protein sequence MTSLGGLSQWRSRAIACSVTWAILVASCQEAPSIPDPDTSGMEAQVAAKIASRRRHLQQEIDSAERWGELGMVFHAHELYAEAATSYSEARRLAPDEYRWPYLEAQSLKEQREAERALESVEAALAREPSYAPLFALKAALLEQLGKSEEALTAYRSALEVDADCALAHFGVGRLTLGTEEGLEHLERAATLEPEAGAIQALLARAYLQAGNREAATRAAALARTLHPEVPLDDPVMAAVLEEAVSVSGLQSRAVEAEARGEPHRAEMLLRKMIELRPEDANLPYNLANNLSRQGRFQEAEPYYRESLHMDPNHVAALINLGILLSQRSQFVEARELFERALAADPESSGALASLGKVAALQGDITAAIGYFERALRLDPANVETYRALSQALQSMGRRREAMAPLRKALEIEPARGELHFELAVLHAQEHEFDRAREEALAAESRGFPVPQDFMRALPTSRN